Proteins from a genomic interval of Panthera uncia isolate 11264 chromosome C1 unlocalized genomic scaffold, Puncia_PCG_1.0 HiC_scaffold_4, whole genome shotgun sequence:
- the ZMYM1 gene encoding LOW QUALITY PROTEIN: zinc finger MYM-type protein 1 (The sequence of the model RefSeq protein was modified relative to this genomic sequence to represent the inferred CDS: inserted 2 bases in 1 codon), translating to MKESPIDSECDKAVAPQLGQLDEIKTEPDNAQEYCQAQQPKTQENELKINTTFSDSAPQLTTSIQLSLTSSGMNKMLPSVSTTAIQVSCSGCKKILQKGQTAYQRKGSTQLFCSTFCITEYISSANSPALPKKTCSNCSKDILNLKDVISVQLDDSSKNFCSQSCLSSYEEKRKAFVAICTNNILTKCSMCQKTTVIQYEVKYQNVKHCLCSNACSSLSLEQPPVICCENCRAYDHTXSSLLHILPMKGQSHYFISSKSMTAYKQKPAKTLTSVLCKSLKPSDEMIETTNDLGKTDLFCSINCFSAYNKAKMESSTVNVSMVHDASTGLFSPKKDTTPIISNIVSLADTHVSLPIMNSDVSQDTVSSVTANVIVDSLPSESSTGVANNSVEQPSLSPSSSISSQNAVGSSVEVQKDQVSNQDATYSMKSVKISDGLCHPKFTSKVLKVKDKSRSVKKSWCSNFQHLKSSIKKDVTFCYSCQLFCQKNFSCGGESLAAQGISNWKKTLEKFRKHEKSEMHLKSLQFWRESQFCDEAVNDNLSIHSKQMEGNKKYLKLIIENILFLGKQSLSLRGNDQSISTVNKGNFLELLEIRAKDKGEEVFRLLNSQVDFYNSTQIQNDIIEIIKTEILQDIVNEINVSPAFSIICDETTDSATKEQLSICVRYPQKMSKAVLIKERFLGFIDVEEMTGTDLHRTIKTYLQQIGVDLSKICGQAYDSTMNLRGKFNKVAAEFKKEEPRALYIHCYAHFLDLAVIRFCKEVKELRITLNTLSSLFNTIHMSGEMSAHFQNICKLSQNKTCKKHTSQSCWTAHDRMLLSVIEGLPEIIETLEFVASHSSNTSLADELSDLLTLVSKFEFIFCLKFLYRVLSVTGILSKELQSETIDIFSLSSKIEAILECLSSERNDVYFKTIWDGTEEICQKITSKSFEVERPSFQKRRKIQKTIDLGNSDSTFFPTSTEEQYKINIYYQGLDTILNNLKLCFSEFDYCKMKQISELLFKWNEPLNEATAKHVQEFYKLDADIIPELRFYRQYAKLNFVIDYDCINFINLGYLFIQHGLHNNIPCISKLLYIALSWPVTSSAENSFSTLPRLKTYLCHTMGQEKLSGLALMAIEQELVNKLMEPERLSGIVEKFIHPMKEM from the exons ATGAAAGAATCACCGATAGATAGCGAATGTGACAAAGCAGTGGCACCACAACTGGGGCAGCTGGATGAAATTAAGACAGAACCTGACAATGCACAG gAGTATTGTCAAGCCCAGCAGCCCAAAACTCAGGAGaatgaactgaaaataaatactacattttCAGACAGTG CTCCACAGTTGACTACAAGCATTCAGCTTTCTCTGACATCATCTGGCATGAATAAAATGCTTCCTTCAGTTTCAACCACAGCTATTCAGGTTTCCTGTTCTGGTTGtaaaaaaattcttcagaagGGGCAAACTGCTTATCAGAGGAAGGGGTCCACTCAGCTCTTCTGCTCCACGTTTTGTATCACCGAATACATTTCATCTGCCAATTCACCAGCTCTTCCCAAGAAAACTTGTTCAAACTGCTCAAA agacatttTAAATCTAAAGGATGTGATCAGCGTCCAGCTGGATGACTCTAGCAAAAATTTTTGCAGCCAGTCTTGTCTTTCatcatatgaagaaaaaagaaaagcatttgttGCCATATGTACTAATAACATTTTAACCAAGTGCAGCATGTGTCAGAAGACTACTGTT ATTCAGTATGAAGTAAAATATCAGAATGTGAAACACTGTCTTTGTAGTAATGCCTGTTCTTCACTCTCACTTGAACAGCCTCCTGTGATCTGTTGTGAGAACTGCAGGGCTTACGATCACAC GTCTAGTCTGTTGCATATACTTCCAATGAAAGGCCAGTCCCATTACTTTATTAGTTCAAAGAGTATGACAGCATATAAGCAG AAACCAGCCAAAACACTTACATCTGTTCTTTGCAAATCATTGAAGCCCTCAGATGAAATGATTGAGACCACCAATGACTTGGGGAAGACAGACCTTTTCTGTTCTATTAATTGTTTCTCTGCTTACAATAAAGCTAAGATGGAATCTTCTACAG taaatGTTTCCATGGTACATGATGCTTCAACGGGgctcttttctccaaagaaagataCAACTCCAATTATAAGCAATATAGTGTCACTGGCAGATACTCATGTCTCCCTACCCATCATGAACTCTGATGTCTCACAAG aTACAGTTTCTTCAGTAACAGCAAATGTCATTGTAGAT AGTTTACCCAGTGAATCAAGTACTGGTGTTGCTAATAATAGTGTTGAACAGCCAAGCCTTTCACCATCTTCATCAATATCCAGTCAGAATGCAGTTGGCTCCAGTGTAGAAGTACAGAAAGATCAAGTGTCAAACCAAGATGCTACATACAGTATGAAATCTGTGAAAATAAGTGATGGACTATGTCATccaaaatttacatccaaagtactaaaagttaaagataaatcACGAAGTGTTAAGAAATCTTGGTGTTCAAATTTCCAGCATTTGAAAAGCAGTATTAAAAAGGATGTGACATTCTGTTACTCATGCCAGTTGTTCTGCCAAAAAAATTTTAGTTGTGGAGGAGAATCATTAGCAGCCCAAGGAATTTCTAATTGGAAAAAGACTCTGGAAAAATTCAGAAAGCATGAAAAAAGTGAAATGCATTTGAAGTCATTGCAGTTTTGGAGGGAATCCCAGTTTTGTGATGAAGCTGTCAATGATAATTTATCTATCCATTCAAaacagatggaaggaaataaaaagtacctAAAGcttataattgaaaatattttatttcttgggaaGCAGAGTTTATCATTAAGGGGAAATGATCAGTCGATTTCAACTGTGAATAAAGGCAATTTTTTAGAATTGTTAGAAATCAGAGCAAAAGATAAAGGAGAGGAAGTATTCCGACTTCTGAATTCACAAGTTGATTTCTATAATAGTacacaaattcaaaatgatattattgaaataataaagactGAAATACTGCAAGATATTGTGAATGAAATCAATGTCTCCCCAGCTTTTTCAATAATATGTGATGAGACAACTGATAGTGCCACTAAAGAACAGCTTTCCATTTGTGTAAGATACCCACAAAAAATGTCAAAGGCtgtcttaataaaagaaagattcttGGGTTTCATAGATGTTGAAGAGATGACTGGGACTGACTTACATAGAACTATCAAAACTTACCTGCAGCAAATTGGAGTTGATTTGAGTAAAATATGCGGCCAGGCCTATGATAGTACCATGAATTTGAGgggaaaatttaataaagttgcAGCAGAATTCAAGAAAGAAGAGCCAAGAGCTTTGTACATACATTGTTATGCCCATTTTTTGGATTTAGCAGTAATTAGGTTttgtaaagaagtaaaagaaCTCCGAATTACTCTAAATACTCTCAGCTCTTTGTTCAACACTATTCATATGTCTGGGGAAATGTCtgcacattttcaaaatatttgtaaactaagtcaaaacaaaacatgcaagAAACATACATCACAATCATGTTGGACAGCCCATGATCGTATGTTACTATCAGTGATCGAGGGTCTTCCAGAGATTATTGAAACACTGGAATTTGTAGCAAGCCATTCTTCAAATACAAGTTTGGCTGATGAATTGAGTGATTTGTTAACATTGGTTTCCAAAtttgaatttatcttttgtttgaaATTTCTTTATCGAGTGTTAAGTGTTACAGGAATTCTTTCCAAAGAGCTTCAGAGTGAAACCATAgatattttttcattgtcttcaaaAATAGAAGCAATTTTGGAATGTTTATCATCTGAAAGAAATGACGTCTATTTCAAAACTATCTGGGATGGAACAGAGGAAATATGTCAAAAAATAACCAGTAAAAGTTTTGAAGTTGAAAGACCttcttttcagaaaagaagaaaaattcagaaaacaatagATCTTGGCAATTCAGATAGTACTTTTTTTCCTACCTCAACAGAAgaacaatataaaattaatatttattaccaAGGATTGGAcactatattaaataatttaaaattatgtttttcagaGTTTGATTATTGCAAAATGAAGCAAATTTCAGAACTATTATTTAAATGGAATGAACCGTTAAATGAAGCAACAGCCAAACATGTCCAAGAATTTTATAAACTTGATGCAGACATCATCCCAGAACTTAGATTTTATCGGCAATATGCAAAGCTTAACTTTGTCATAGATTATGATTGTATCAACTTCATCAATCTTGGCTATTTGTTTATCCAGCATGGTCTTCACAATAATATTCCTTGCATATCAAAGCTGTTATATATTGCTTTGTCTTGGCCAGTTACTTCAAGTGCCGAAAACTCATTTTCTACACTGCCTCgtcttaaaacatatttatgtcATACCATGGGACAAGAGAAGCTTAGTGGCCTAGCCCTAATGGCTATTGAGCAGGAATTGGTAAATAAACTGATGGAACCTGAAAGACTCAGTGGGATTGTGGAAAAGTTTATCCATCCAATGAAAGAGATGTAA